CATCGACACGCTCATGGTGCGCATGCGGGAGCAGCTCGGCGTCACCGGCATCGTGATCACGCACGACATGCGCAGCGCCTACACCGTGGGCACGCGCATCGCGATGCTGTACGAAGGCAAGGTGCGGGCGGTGGGCACCGTGAAGGAGATCCAGCACTCCACCGATCCGATCGTGCGGCAGTTCATCGAAGGGCGTGCCACGCTCGAAGGCAGTGCGCCACTCATCGGCACCAGTGCCGCGCTCGAAGCGGCCACGGAAGTCGGCGCCGCCATTGCCGCCGAAGTCGCCGAGGAGATTGCCGACGCGCAGTCCGACGTGGAGACTGGCGTGTCGGGAATTGGCGCGGCCGCCGATCGTGAACACCCCGGACCGGGCGGTCGTCGCTGATGGCATCCCCCTCCCGCAATCCGCGCAAGCGCTCGTCGCGTGCGCGTCTCGAGACATCGGCGGGAGGCGTGGTCTATCGTCTGCAGAATGGGCAGCCGTATTTCCTGCTCATTCGCGACAGCTATCGCAACTGGGGTTTCCCCAAGGGGCATCTCGAGAGCGACGAGGCGCCCGACACGGCTGCGATGCGGGAAGTGCGTGAAGAAACCGGGCTGGCCGAAGTGACACTCGACGGAGCGATCGACACCATCGACTGGTTCTTTCGCTTCCGGGGGCGGCTCGTGCACAAGGTGTGTCACTTCTTCCTGATGCACACCGAAGCGGAGCGTACCACTCCGCAGCGTGCCGAGGGCATCACCGCCTGTCGTTGGGTCTCGTTCGACGAAGCGTCCGAACTCGTGTCGTATGCGAATGCGCGGGACGTGCTCCGGAGGGCGCATGCCATGGTGCGCGGCATCGATCTCTCGCGCGATCCCGCCTCGCTGCCGTGAGGACGATCGCATGAAGGCCACCGCATGAAGACCACCACCCGCGGGGGAGCGGATGCCTCCTCGTCGGCGCTCTGTCTGGTGACGCTGCTGCGCCGGGAGCGCGCGCGTGCGCTGGTGCGTGCCGCATTCCCCCGGCGTCGGGCACATCTAGTCTCCGTCCGTTCAGTGGTCGAGGTGGAAGAGCATCTGCTGAAGGACCTGGTGGATGCCGTCATCATCGATGCCGGTGCCGGCGACGACGTGCCGCGATTGCTCGCCCGCGCCGAGGAGTTCGCCAGCATTCCCTTCGTGCTCGTGACCACCCTGCTGCCTGCCGATGCGCCGCTGGTGGCGAAGGCGGCAGAAGCCGGCGTGTGCGAGATTCTCATCGAAGGACTCGACGACAGCGTGGCCCGCGATCTGGTGGCCCGCCGGGCCTTCTCCACGCGGTTCGAACGGGCCCTGGCCGCACCGCCCTCGTCGCTGCACCTGGAAACGCCGCTGCAACTGGCGGTCTGGCAGAGCGTGGTCCGGCGCGCCGGCCGGCCGGTGCGCACCGATCAGCTGGCGAAGGAGCTCAGCGTCTCCCGTGAGCACCTCTCCCGCAGTTTCGCGGTAGGGCAGGCGCCCACGCTCAAGAAGGTCATCGACCTGGTGCGTGTCCTGGCTGCCGCCGAACTGTCCAAGAACGCCGGCTACGATGTCCGTGACGTGGCCCAGGTCCTGGGCTTCGCCAGCTCCTCGCATCTCTCCAGCACGACCCAGCGTCTGGTCGGCGCCAAGGCCTCCAGTCTGTCGCGCCTGCGCGCCATGGACCTGCTCCAGCGTTTCAGCCGCTACGCCCAAACCCCCGACGAGGAAGAGCCAGCCCCGGCCACCGCCTCGGTCTGACATCCTCCGTCCCCCTGACCAGCTCCCCCCTGCCCCCTATCACTCCCGACTTGCCCCCACTCCACCCCTTGTGATAATTTTCACAAGCTGTCCCCAAATCTTTACGACCGCATACAAAGCCCCTGTATCATGGCCACCCAGACCGCGCTGCGTCCCGGCGAAATCAAGGACATCCTCCTCCGCGAGATCCAAGCGGCGGACCTCGCTGATCTCAATGTCGAGGAAGTCGGTACCGTTCTCGAAGTGAAGGACGGCATCGCCCGCATCTATGGCCTCGGCAAGGTCATGGCCGGCGAGATGCTCGAGTTCACGGCGTCGGAGAGCAAGCAGGTCATCACTGGCCTCGCGCTCAATCTCGAAGAAGACAACATCGGCGCCGTCATCCTGGGTGACTACCTGCAGCTCAAGGAAGGCGACGAAGTCCGCCGCACCGCGCGCGTGCTCGAAGTGCCCGTCGGCCCCGAACTCATCGGCCGTGTCGTCGATCCCCTTGGCCGCCCCATCGACGGCCTCGGCGAGATCCACACGAGCCACTTCCGCAAGGTCGAATCGCCGGCGCCCGGCATCATCGTGCGTCAGCCCGTGAAGGAGCCCCTCCAGACGGGTATCAAGGCCATCGACTCGATGATCCCGATCGGCCGTGGTCAGCGCGAGCTCATCATCGGCGACCGCTCCACGGGCAAGACCGCCGTGGCGATCGACACGATCATCAACCAGAAGGGCCAGGGCGTCATCTGTGTGTACGTCGCCATCGGCCAGAAGGCGTCCACCATCGCCTCCGTGGTCGAGCGCCTGCGTCAGGCCGGCGCGCTCGAGTACACGATCATCGTGGCCGCCTCGGCGTCCGATCCGGCGCCGATGCTCTACATCGCGCCCTACTCGGGCTGCTCGATGGCCGAGTACTTCATGTACAACGAAGGCAAGCCCACGTTGTGCGTGTACGACGACTTGTCGAAGCAGGCCGCGGCGTATCGTCAGCTCTCGCTGGTGCTGCGTCGTCCGCCGGGCCGCGAAGCCTATCCGGGTGACGTGTTCTATCTCCACAGCCGTCTCCTCGAACGCGCCGCGAAGCTGCGTGAAGACGACGGCGTGGTCGATGGCAAGCACATTCTCAAGCCGGGCGGCTCGCTCACCGCGCTGCCCATCATCGAGACGCAGGCCGGTGACGTGTCGGCCTACATCCCGACCAACGTCATCTCCATCACCGACGGGCAGATCTTCCTCGAGACCGACCTGTTCAACGCCGGCATCCGCCCGGCCGTGAACGTCGGCATCTCGGTGTCGCGCGTCGGTGGTTCGGCGCAGACCAAGGCCATGAAGGGTGTGGCCGGTCGTCTTCGTCTCGACCTCGCGCAGTATCGTGAGCTCGAAGCCTTCGCGGCGTTCGCGTCGGACCTCGACGCCGCCACGAAGCGTCAGCTCGAGCGCGGCGCGCGCACGGTGGAAGTGCTCAAGCAGGGGCA
The window above is part of the Gemmatimonas aurantiaca genome. Proteins encoded here:
- a CDS encoding helix-turn-helix domain-containing protein; the encoded protein is MKTTTRGGADASSSALCLVTLLRRERARALVRAAFPRRRAHLVSVRSVVEVEEHLLKDLVDAVIIDAGAGDDVPRLLARAEEFASIPFVLVTTLLPADAPLVAKAAEAGVCEILIEGLDDSVARDLVARRAFSTRFERALAAPPSSLHLETPLQLAVWQSVVRRAGRPVRTDQLAKELSVSREHLSRSFAVGQAPTLKKVIDLVRVLAAAELSKNAGYDVRDVAQVLGFASSSHLSSTTQRLVGAKASSLSRLRAMDLLQRFSRYAQTPDEEEPAPATASV
- the atpA gene encoding F0F1 ATP synthase subunit alpha — encoded protein: MATQTALRPGEIKDILLREIQAADLADLNVEEVGTVLEVKDGIARIYGLGKVMAGEMLEFTASESKQVITGLALNLEEDNIGAVILGDYLQLKEGDEVRRTARVLEVPVGPELIGRVVDPLGRPIDGLGEIHTSHFRKVESPAPGIIVRQPVKEPLQTGIKAIDSMIPIGRGQRELIIGDRSTGKTAVAIDTIINQKGQGVICVYVAIGQKASTIASVVERLRQAGALEYTIIVAASASDPAPMLYIAPYSGCSMAEYFMYNEGKPTLCVYDDLSKQAAAYRQLSLVLRRPPGREAYPGDVFYLHSRLLERAAKLREDDGVVDGKHILKPGGSLTALPIIETQAGDVSAYIPTNVISITDGQIFLETDLFNAGIRPAVNVGISVSRVGGSAQTKAMKGVAGRLRLDLAQYRELEAFAAFASDLDAATKRQLERGARTVEVLKQGQYSPLPFEEQVAVIYAVTNGFLDGIETSKVRAWEKGFIEFLRAQFPQVLDGMRTSKALSKDGEADLKRAIEQYNQR
- a CDS encoding NUDIX hydrolase — its product is MASPSRNPRKRSSRARLETSAGGVVYRLQNGQPYFLLIRDSYRNWGFPKGHLESDEAPDTAAMREVREETGLAEVTLDGAIDTIDWFFRFRGRLVHKVCHFFLMHTEAERTTPQRAEGITACRWVSFDEASELVSYANARDVLRRAHAMVRGIDLSRDPASLP